The stretch of DNA ATTACTGTAACCGGCGTATTGCCCAGCTGTTGAAAGGCATCGGTTAACAGATCGGTGGTGTGCCTTTTGGTTTCTGCATAATGCCGCCGGTACTTTTTATAAATTATATTGTCATCATCGTCCATAATGACTAACTTGACCGTGGTTGACCCCACATCTAAACCCATACGCAGTATATCTATGATTTATTCCCTCCACATTCAATCATGGATTGAAACATTCATGGATTGAAACATTGTTTGAAAAGATATTACCTTAATGGTAATTTAATGGAACAACTATTGTCAACTAAAAGGCTATCTGAAAGTCAGTGTGGATTTTAGAGGGGCGGGAAGTGTCGCAGCGAAAAGCATTTATTGGGCTGCTGCCCGATACAATTTACATTTCCCCTAAGATGGTTTATATTTAAAGCTTCTAACTTTTAACTTTCAACACCCGGCACCGGTGCTTTCTTGCGGATTTAGTTGGGGTGGGTAGTTAATAAAATAACAGTACACTGTAAAAATGTACTGTTCATAAGCATTCACGCGATTAAATTTACACTAGCAGGGACAGTTGGAATTCGTATTAAGTCCTGTATAATGTGCTATTACCTTTATACGAACTTTTCTTGAAGAACATATAGTGTTTTCAGGTATAACAAAGCAAAAGCCATCTATGGTTACATTGCCGCATGATGTTCCGGGAACTGTTAATGCTCTACCTTTATAACCCAGAACCTGTCTTGTATCAGCATCACTCAAGATTACACCAATTGCTAATTCACGGCCTCTGCATATATTTGTAAGGGAGACCCTTACATTTAAAAACCTTGCTTGATTAGGAAGATTTCCTAAATTGATTGTTCTTTCTTCAAAATCGTCACATGGTCCGAAGGTAACGGATTCTGTTACAAAGCAGTCATTTTTGATAATGTTTTCCGGTGGTTTAGACTGGGCATCAAAACGTTCAGCAGGGACAGCATCCTCTTGCCCTGTTTTAGTCGGTACATCCTCATTTTTAAGCACCCAAATGCCTCCTTTCATAGCCTCTAATCATCATAACCACAAACTATTAACCACTAATAAACCAACCACTAACCAGTTAATCACACACTTACAGTGATTTTATGTATAATACGCCTTAGCTGTAGGATATGTTAATTACTTGTATAACCAAAAACAGGAAAAAATAAAGTGCCAGGCGGGTCTTAGCCCTGCCTGGCACCTGACAAAAGACTGTTATTTTTCTTTAATCAGTAAGTAATGCGGCTTATATTTTAAATTATGTACTGTATTGATAAAGCGCACTGTGCGACTCTTGGCCCGCATCACCAGCGAGTAAGTTTCGGCCAGCTCGCCGCCCCTGAAACGCACTCCCTTGAGCAGCTCCCCGTCGGTTACGCCGGTGGCCGCGAAAATGGCGTCGTCCCCCCGTACCAGGTCGTCCATGGTTAAAATGCGATTGGGGTCTTCAATGCCCATGCTCAGGCACCGCTGGTATTCGCTGTCATCCTCAGGTATCAGCCGGGCCTGCATATCACCGCCCATGGCTTTCAGCGCCGCCGCTGCGATTACACCCTCGGGGGCGCCGCCGATACCGGCGCAGATATCAATGCCCGTATCGTCAAAAGCAGTGGCCAGGGCTGCGGCCACGTCACCGTCGCCGATGAGGCGCACCCGGGCACCTGCCCCCCGTACAGCTTCAATCAGCTTCTGGTGCCGGGGACGGTCAAGGATCATTACGGTGCAGTCCACAATGCGCTTGTTATTGACCCTGGCCACTGTTTCCAATGTTTTTTCAATGGGGTCGTCCAGGTTGATCAGGCCGGCGGCCCGCGGGCCCACGGCCAGTTTATCCATATACATATCCGGAGCATGCAGTAAATTGCCCTTATCGGCAATGGCAATCACCGACATGGCGTTGGGCAGCCCCTTGGCCAGAATATTGGTCCCCTCCAGCGGGTCCACCGCCACATCCACTTCCGGTGTCTCGGAGTTGCCCACCTTTTCACCGATATATAACATTGGTGCCTCGTCCATTTCCCCCTCGCCTATGACTACGGTACCGTTCACGCATACTGAATCGAACATGGTGCGCATAGCATTGGTGGCGGCTTCGTCGGCCTCGTTTTTGCGCCCTCTGCCCATCCACTGCGCGGAAGCCAGGGCGGCCATTTCGGTAACCCGCACCAATTCCAGCGTCAGTTCTCTTTCCATAAAATTAACACTTCTCCTTTATTAGTAAACTGTTTAATTGATTTTTATTTTAACATATTTAGAGGTTAAAGGGGATATAGTATAACATTTTTTAAAAAAAAGTGCCTAATATTTTTAGTTGAGAAAAAGTATATTAACACGAAAAGTAAAATATACCAGCTGCGCTTGAGATTTTTTTTTCGACTTTTTCCAACTTTGGTGCAACCGTGTTATAATATTTTAGCATTATATACTGGTAAAATGAAAGCATCAGTGGTGGATGAAACCGCACCGGTGTCAACATTTAAATAAAGAGGTGGATTTAATTGGCCAAGCTGTGGAGCGGGCGCTTTCAAAAGGAGACGGACCGGCTGGTGGATGATTTTCATTCCTCCATTTCCTTTGACAGCCGCCTTTATAAATACGATATTACCGGCAGTATTGCCCATGCCAAAATGCTGGCGAAGGTGGGCATTATCAGTCACCAGGAGGCTGATAGCATTGTAGGCGGCCTGACGGATATACTGGCTGGTATCGAAGCGGGCCGGGTGGAATTTTCCGTGGCTGCCGAAGATATTCATATGAACGTGGAACAATTATTAATAGCAAGCATTG from Desulfoscipio gibsoniae DSM 7213 encodes:
- the glpX gene encoding class II fructose-bisphosphatase — translated: MERELTLELVRVTEMAALASAQWMGRGRKNEADEAATNAMRTMFDSVCVNGTVVIGEGEMDEAPMLYIGEKVGNSETPEVDVAVDPLEGTNILAKGLPNAMSVIAIADKGNLLHAPDMYMDKLAVGPRAAGLINLDDPIEKTLETVARVNNKRIVDCTVMILDRPRHQKLIEAVRGAGARVRLIGDGDVAAALATAFDDTGIDICAGIGGAPEGVIAAAALKAMGGDMQARLIPEDDSEYQRCLSMGIEDPNRILTMDDLVRGDDAIFAATGVTDGELLKGVRFRGGELAETYSLVMRAKSRTVRFINTVHNLKYKPHYLLIKEK